The following proteins are co-located in the Pseudomonas fluorescens genome:
- a CDS encoding recombinase family protein, translating into MNVVAYIRVSTKGQGESGLGLEAQRSYIETAAKQNGWTVVAEFSETISGTTPPLERPECSKAIAQGLPLVVAKLDRLSRDVEHIASLMKRVDFKVATMPQADKFQLHLFAALAEQERAFISQRTKDALKALQERADSGCEESLAKVERRSQALSKGRIKGNTTNMNAVKAVKQEAHHTLVGTHVEQCLYRGVNTLQSLADCLNTKGIYTARGGLWSPTTVRRLMLALDVSFKK; encoded by the coding sequence ATGAACGTTGTTGCTTACATCAGGGTTTCTACCAAAGGTCAAGGCGAGAGTGGGCTAGGTCTTGAGGCTCAACGTTCGTACATTGAAACAGCAGCCAAGCAAAATGGTTGGACAGTGGTAGCTGAATTCTCTGAAACAATCTCTGGTACAACACCGCCCCTAGAACGTCCTGAATGCTCCAAGGCGATTGCACAGGGTTTGCCTCTGGTGGTGGCTAAGCTTGATCGTTTGTCACGGGACGTTGAGCACATAGCCAGCTTGATGAAGCGTGTTGACTTCAAGGTGGCAACCATGCCGCAAGCTGACAAGTTTCAACTGCACTTGTTTGCAGCCTTGGCAGAACAGGAACGTGCATTCATCAGCCAGCGTACAAAAGACGCCTTGAAGGCGCTACAGGAGCGTGCAGACAGTGGCTGTGAAGAGAGCTTAGCTAAAGTGGAACGTCGCTCACAGGCGCTTTCCAAGGGACGTATCAAAGGCAACACCACCAACATGAATGCAGTCAAAGCAGTCAAGCAGGAAGCCCACCACACGTTGGTTGGAACACACGTTGAGCAGTGTCTGTACAGAGGCGTGAACACACTTCAGTCTCTTGCTGACTGTCTGAACACAAAGGGTATCTACACAGCCCGTGGCGGTCTGTGGTCGCCTACAACAGTACGTCGCTTGATGCTGGCTCTGGATGTAAGCTTCAAGAAGTAA